The window AGTTGTTTGATTTATTTCGCCAATCACCGATTGCTTGAAGAAATGGTCCTTCCAATGGACCAAGGAAGTGGAGGAGATGGTGATGAACATGCATGACGTACATGAACAAGTGTGGAAGAGGTTGGAAGAGAGCACAAGGTTATATGCAATGTTCAAACTGTCgacaataatattgataatattgcgATATTATTGTTATCACAACATGGTGACATCGAGGCCATCatcttaaaaaaaatacaaagaggATGCCGACACACGGGCATTCCAAGGTGTTTGCGGAAGGTGATTTGGTTATGGTGTACTTGCACAAGGAACAATTCCCAATGGCAACTATAACAAGTGGAAGCCAAGGAAATTGGCCCATGTCGGGTGTTGAAGAAAATCAGTGACAATGCATGTCGCATCGTGCTAGCGGAAGGTCTATATATCTTGCCTACTTTTAACATGGTGGACCATTTTGAATTTCACAAAGATTTTGATGAAGTGAACTCAAGGGCGAGTTTCTCCCCAACCCCAGAGGAATGATGCAAATGGATGGCCATGATCTCTTTTCTTTTTGGgctattttcatttttatatgtATCTTACTTTTTATGAGGTTTTGTTGGATTAGTAGGGGTAACTAAGTAATTTCATAGTGCTTTAGTTGGGCCTCTACAAAAGGGGGTTGTAAAGAAAGTAGGGGACTTTTGGCACTTCGCCCCCTTTTATGacctaaatataaaaaaaaatccctattCAAGATTCTAACAGCTTTAAGGGATCTCATTGTGGCTAATCTGTAAAGCAGGGTGCCTTTCACCCTCACTCGCCACACTTCCTCCACTGACAGCACCCAAAGAAGCATGATCCAACCACATCTTCTCGAATCTAAAGGGGGACTATTGTTTTGTGTTTGAGAGAGATCTTGTCCAGAGAGCGAGGTTGAAGGGAACTTGTACCCATCCTTCATGGTGAAACCCTGCCATTTCTCTCTCGTTCTTCCATCCCTCAGCCTCATTTGCATTACGTTTTCCTAGCAAATGTTCCTTCATGACCCTACTTTGCTTGCCCGCACTTTGGGGAGTCTGTGTAGTAGTTAGGCTGGGAGGCAATACAAGGTGCATCCATGTTGCCATTTGAGTGGTGTAAATACGAGCTATTGCCATGGCAGTTCCGAGAGCCTGTGTAAAAGAGAGAGGCTGATGTTTGGTGGGCTGCTAGTCATGAAACTTTTGCCAACCTATCATTTAAAAGCCAACCCAAATTTGGCAATGCATCAATCACTTATCGAAATTTTGTAGGCCAAGATAATGattatgatggtgatggtgatggtgatgcatCAATCGCTCGTCAAACTTTAATAGGTTGGGCCTGTTTTATTCTTCACCAAGCTCATGGGTTTTGTTATGGAACTCATCATCCGGTAGATATGAATCCTTAGCTGAAGCTAACCCAAGATTTGAACCGCATAGGGTGCTTATGATACTCTGCATGTTGTCAATGAAGCTTCAAAATGGaattccatttatttttttttttttggaaaaaaattggCGAATAGTCGTTTTAAGAACCCAACTTTGTTCGAATGGGAATACAGGAGATTGATTTTCAAAAGCTCCCACCTCCCTTTCCTACATGCTCCAAGTGCTTTCCTGCTGCAAGAAAACATTTTGAATGCATTCAGAGATTCCTGCCCACCATTATTAGATGATAAGATATTATGGAAAGCCATCTTTGTGTGTCTGAATGGGAACACACTGTTTTCCATAGTTTTAATACTTTATGGAGGTAAAACCAAAGTTAAAACTTATTATATCAAATACGCTTAATAGAAAAAAGAAGTGTGGAACTGCCAATTGTGTCTGTTATCATCTGCTTTGTAATTTTGTTTACTACCATGAGTTGCTGTTAAGATCCTCAATGTGTGCTTTCAACAGCTTCTAAATGGAAAAGCCAAGTACAAGAGGCAGCGGATGTTATGAAAAAATCTCACCATACTATAGACTGGGGAAGACCCTCGGCATTGGATCATTTGGTAAAGTGAAGCTTGCACAGCATGTATTGACTGGGCATAAAGTTGCTGTTAAGATCCTCAATCGTCAAGTGTTAAATGATGCTGAAAGAGAAAAAGGTAAGCTCAATAAGATTGGATGGTGCTAGATAGTCAACATATTAAGGGGATCAATATGCATAGTTTCTCATGTACTCTTTTGCATAAAGCAAATTGTTAGTTTCACTTGGTCtttagtttgtacaagtgaggcccatggatCAGCCATCTGGGCCTTTGATCTGATGTTGGCACTGCCCCAAAGTATCCCCATGGGACAATCCTAGCCCTTTGATCAGTGGCCCTATAAATGGACAGTTAATAAATACAAACAAtgctccacattcaactgaaaaagccAAAGATTGGATAACTAGGATCTTCTAATGTACGAGAGttttggagcatggtccatccatgctgTCACCCATCTGTGATGTTCTGAATCaactgaaccatgggctccacttatACAAGCTGGCCCAATGATAAGTTCTTCGTATGCTGTGACATGTGTTCTTTGGAACATACAAGTGGTTTTATGGCAAGATAGTTTCTTGATGTAAttatttcttttccttcttttcagtGATGCGGGAGATCAAGATACTGAGGTTATTTGCACATCCTCACATCATTCGCCTTTATGAGGTTATAGAGACTCGGTCGAACATTTATGTTGTAATGGAGTATATGAATTGTGGGGAACTATTCTATCACATCACCGAGAAGGGTAGACTCGAGGAGGCAGAAGCCCGCTGTTTCTTTCAACAGGTAGTTAAAACCTAAGAGACTTCTCTTGTGCAAAAGACTGAAGTTTTCCTGTttcctttaaggaaaaaaaagGCTTCTTATCCATCTTCTTGGATGTGGGCTCAATAGGAATTACATGGCTTATTATCCCCGGATCCTTTAGTTTGTAAGGGTGGGAACCATtgttcattgatccagaccattgatctaatgggtccactatggatggaccatgcaccAAAAGTCTTAATGGGAAAGTCGTACGTACGGAACAACAGTTGATGGACTACAACGCGGTTGAGAAAGAAATACAACTCCGAGAGTACTAAAGTTTGTACAACTAGGACTTTCGAGTCTATGAGGTTTTtctggcatggtccatccattgtggggcccGTCAGATAATTCTCCACACCACCAAACAATGGACCCCAGTTCTAAACTGAAGAACCCAAGAGCAATTGCATATTTTCTGGTCGAGGATAATCAACTCGATCCTTGGCTCTGTCAATGTGATTCTTCTCTATGCTAAACTTCAGGAATCAGGATATATAACAAACTTTCAGTCGCTCTCCACTTGGAATGTAGATTTGAATTGGTTTTCTTGAGTCCAATATTGCTTTCTTCGTATTCTCactatagttctaaaactcgatgactcgacttgaaactcagCTGAGACAACTTGACTCACTGAGATTTTGAGCTGAGCCATTGATAAACTCGCTTTTGGTATTGACCTGATCCTGACTCGGTCAGGTTGAGcagaatttttaaataaaaaatagtttTGGGGAGTTTCGAACCCTTAACGTCATGATGAGAAAAAAACAAACTTACTAACGCACCTGGTCATGAATCCTCTTTTATATTATACAAACAATTTGTATAATTTTTGGGTAACACAAATGTATTcctatttaattattaaataccgCGTTGAGTAAAATAAAGACTCGTTCAAGTCTTCAAGTTGACCCAACCCAGCTGGACTTCAATTTGAGTAGAGTTTTTTGGTTTCTGAAGAATGTATTTTCTATCAGCTTCCATTACATCAAGTGTGGTGTTCTCGTGTTTTAAAATAGATTATATGTGGTGTTGAATTCTGCCATCTCAACATGGTGGTTCATCGAGACCTCAAGCCAGAGAATCTGCTTTTGGATTCCAAACGAAATGTCAAGATTGCGGATTTCGGCCTCAGCAATGTCATGCGTGATGGTCATTTCCTCAAGACAAGCTGTGGAAGCCCAAACTATGCTGCTCCTGAGGTACACAATACACGATGATTTGGAATGTCTATTTAAGGTGGTTGATGCAGAGTCTTGCtttacatgttcatgttcgaaTGATTCTTGTACAGGTCATTTCCGGTCAGTTATATGCCGGCCCTGAGGTTGATATCTGGAGCTGTGGTGTCATCTTATATGCTCTTCTTTGTGGAAGACTCCCTTTTGATGCTGACAATTTTCCACTTTTGTACCAGAAGATAAAGGTATGGTAAATGCCAAAGAATTTCTCTTCCAGGCTTTCCTTCTTTGGGTAAATGTGACAGAAATTTTGTTGAACCCACACCTCtatatgcacatgtgtttacATGTGGGAGATTTGAGCCATGCATAAATTGAGCCCTTACATGTCTTGGCCCAACTCATGTGGTCGTTCAAGTTATCAGGTGGGGCATAAatatgtaaaatgaatggatagtttgAGAAAAATATATTGTGAGAGGTCCATATTTAATCTACAcgaaaggcccacctgatgagtggttaCAAGGTGAGGACCATCTAATGCCTGGATAGGATGTCCCTTATGCGGTTGAGGTCGACAGGTGTGGCTGTATGGGAGTTCTCTGTAGGCTTAGCAGAGCATATATATTGAGTAGGGGTTTTTAACGCAGAATTCCCCGACAGTTCTGATTTTAGCAAATAATGTCTACACTTTCGTAGAATACGAAAAGGTGCTTTTTGTTGAGTGAAACGACTTACATGTCAAGCATTGTGGGGCTGGTGTGGCATGTTTATGACAGCCAACCCGTCCAACATTTGCATCCAACCATGATGTCCATATGAACCAATAATTGGGACActctaatcatcaggtgggccacacgtaaatTTGGAGGGTTTTGGGTGGTGTACattcttttctatggtgtgggcctACTTGATGGTTGGATGATTTTTGGTTCATATGATCAGAATGGCGGGTTACACCTGTTGGATGGGCTACAAAACGCCTTGACTCTACCACCCTCTTAAGAAAAATAATAGATGagggcattttagtcattttacTCGTAAAAAGAATTCTATGGTACTTTAAAAAAAGTCAAGGTGTTGTCTAGTAAAATTATCAATGCTGAAGAGGCTCCTTGTACAAATCCCAAATTGTTAATACATGCAGTATTTTTAGATGCAAGTTGTTTTATATGCTTGTTACCTTCTTTGTCATCAGAGTGGAAAATGCACCCTTCCTAGCCATTTGTCTGTTGGAGCAAGTGATTTGATCACCCGGATCCTTGTTGTGGATCCAATTAAGCGAATGACAATTCCTGAGATTCGTCAACATCCATGGTTCCAACATCATCTTCCCGGCTACTTAGCTGTTCCTGCAATAGATGTGTTGCAAAGAGTGAAACAGGTACTACACTTTCTTACCACTTGATGCATTATGTAACATGGGCTACCCTCTGATGTGTGTACATTGTAACTTCCCAAATGGTGGCAACTCATCCACCACACATGTGGCACTAATCCAGACCTTCCAATTTGgaggtcccattgtggatgaagCCTACCTTGAAAATCACACTAATTAAGAAACATCAAGTTTTAGCCTTCAAATGGTCAGTTAAAATAAAATGgacagtggtccaaattcaatggtcAACACCAAATAAataagatcatctgatcagtatAAATTTTGGCTATGCTCCATGCAAAAcaggcccatgatttggatggtctggattgatgtacTAGACTGTTTGGATTTGCTTGGCTGTACTAGACCGTTTGGATTTACTATGTTTAAATGTTGGCTATGCTCCATCAATTGTTTGGATTGTACTAGACCGTTTGGATATGCTCCAACCTGACTAGTATCTATGTAGAGGGGTTTAGGCTTAGTGATAGGTGACTGAGATGGTCACCTTGTAGTGAGTTTGCATCAGTAATCGTAATAGAAAGAGTGGTCCAACCTTTCCATGAGTcattcctttttatttattcttcAGCAATTGGAGTTAGCTACGTCGAGTATTTCATTCCCAATGGAATTATATTCATAGGCATATATACTCACATGCTTGCATTGGTTCACATCAGACTCCGTTTCTTTTGGAGATCAAAGCATACATCTTTTGCTCAATGAGTCTATACCCTGAATGCTGTAATTTCATCTCATAAGGGCAATAAAGCCTTTACGAGATGATGATCTTGACACTAATATCATGGCTTTTGAAGAACAGTGGTTTGATCTTTGTACTTGCATGGACTTGGATCTTGTATTTTGGAGGAAGATGTTCTTTAAAAATCTAGTGGGGTCATAATCCAATACCAACTGCGGGTTTTTTGAGCGAAGATAGGGCATTTGATCTGAATGATTGGCGGAAGAGGATTCCTAAAAGCTGGGACAAGGATACAATGATGATTGATTAATTCACAACTTATTCATGAATGATTCTATAGTTTATgaaaagtcaaaaaagaaaaaagaaaagaaaaaagaaaaaagaaaagcacttgtgaaaaaaaaaaattagatttttctttctttcttaacaATCCTGAATCTCTTCCAAAATTTTTGAATAAAGTCTAATTGCAGTGCAGATTTTTTTTCTGCATCCAATTATTTATGGACAttgcttttttattttgaatttcccTTTACTTATATATCTTTgttgagctttgctaagtgcataTGTGTgggcaataaagctcatgtacacatggcatgataggtctgaGGTCCAATTAATCTATCAGAAAggaaccactatattgatgccctggcccaagaatcaggttgatccactggtcaggtgggccacattttgcaAAACAGATAtacagctctgaaaaacttggctgaggttttctaatccatccacctgtttcaaatattgggacccacatgctgtgttgaccagatttatttttgggaaaatacATAGAAGgtaggaccaacctgatggatggactagatctggcacctatgtgccatgttggcacatgtgtggtgtgtacacGAGCTTTATTGCATACGCTTGTGCGCTTAGCAAGGCTCTTTGTTCGCCACTTGGTCATGACTATGTTATTATTTGCTAAATAGCTTCCTTGTTTACCTCTATTTATTATCAGATTGACGAGGGAATACTTGATGAGGTGGTTAAAATTGGGTTCAACCGCTATGAAGTGATTGAGTGTCTTCAGAATAAAATTCAGAATGAGGTTTTCTTAGCCCCCTTTGGTTCAGCTCTCCTTGCTAGAGGACTTAAAAAGGCTCCCAATGCATTATGATGTCTTCTGGGTCCTTAT of the Magnolia sinica isolate HGM2019 chromosome 7, MsV1, whole genome shotgun sequence genome contains:
- the LOC131250943 gene encoding SNF1-related protein kinase catalytic subunit alpha KIN10-like isoform X5 produces the protein MEKPSTRGSGCYEKISPYYRLGKTLGIGSFGKVKLAQHVLTGHKVAVKILNRQVLNDAEREKVMREIKILRLFAHPHIIRLYEVIETRSNIYVVMEYMNCGELFYHITEKGRLEEAEARCFFQQIICGVEFCHLNMVVHRDLKPENLLLDSKRNVKIADFGLSNVMRDGHFLKTSCGSPNYAAPEVISGQLYAGPEVDIWSCGVILYALLCGRLPFDADNFPLLYQKIKSGKCTLPSHLSVGASDLITRILVVDPIKRMTIPEIRQHPWFQHHLPGYLAVPAIDVLQRVKQIDEGILDEVVKIGFNRYEVIECLQNKIQNEATVTYQLLCDQQFRVSNDHLGADPGEASGSIYSSSNCIGPTTSVPVHSMQQNEYMNPKEISPMLQFPSVERKWALGLQEGLLS
- the LOC131250943 gene encoding SNF1-related protein kinase catalytic subunit alpha KIN10-like isoform X1 codes for the protein MEKPSTRGSGCYEKISPYYRLGKTLGIGSFGKVKLAQHVLTGHKVAVKILNRQVLNDAEREKVMREIKILRLFAHPHIIRLYEVIETRSNIYVVMEYMNCGELFYHITEKGRLEEAEARCFFQQIICGVEFCHLNMVVHRDLKPENLLLDSKRNVKIADFGLSNVMRDGHFLKTSCGSPNYAAPEVISGQLYAGPEVDIWSCGVILYALLCGRLPFDADNFPLLYQKIKSGKCTLPSHLSVGASDLITRILVVDPIKRMTIPEIRQHPWFQHHLPGYLAVPAIDVLQRVKQIDEGILDEVVKIGFNRYEVIECLQNKIQNEATVTYQLLCDQQFRVSNDHLGADPGEASGSIYSSSNCIGPTTSVPVHSMQQNEYMNPKEISPMLQFPSVERKWALGLQSLAPPHVIMTEVLKALQRLNVCWKKIGNYTMKCKWLPSFPSYPGNAPNTTLCMNGFSTDGPSIVETDRVGSGSDNAVKFEMQLYKTKEEKKYLLDLQRVNGSPFLFLEICAAFLAQLRVT
- the LOC131250943 gene encoding serine/threonine protein kinase OSK1-like isoform X4, yielding MEKPSTRGSGCYEKISPYYRLGKTLGIGSFGKVKLAQHVLTGHKVAVKILNRQVLNDAEREKVMREIKILRLFAHPHIIRLYEVIETRSNIYVVMEYMNCGELFYHITEKGRLEEAEARCFFQQIICGVEFCHLNMVVHRDLKPENLLLDSKRNVKIADFGLSNVMRDGHFLKTSCGSPNYAAPEVISGQLYAGPEVDIWSCGVILYALLCGRLPFDADNFPLLYQKIKSGKCTLPSHLSVGASDLITRILVVDPIKRMTIPEIRQHPWFQHHLPGYLAVPAIDVLQRVKQIDEGILDEVVKIGFNRYEVIECLQNKIQNEATVTYQLLCDQQFRVSNDHLGADPGEASGSIYSSSNCIGPTTSVPVHSMQQNEYMNPKEISPMLQFPSVERKWALGLQLYKTKEEKKYLLDLQRVNGSPFLFLEICAAFLAQLRVT
- the LOC131250943 gene encoding SNF1-related protein kinase catalytic subunit alpha KIN10-like isoform X2, which gives rise to MEKPSTRGSGCYEKISPYYRLGKTLGIGSFGKVKLAQHVLTGHKVAVKILNRQVLNDAEREKVMREIKILRLFAHPHIIRLYEVIETRSNIYVVMEYMNCGELFYHITEKGRLEEAEARCFFQQIICGVEFCHLNMVVHRDLKPENLLLDSKRNVKIADFGLSNVMRDGHFLKTSCGSPNYAAPEVISGQLYAGPEVDIWSCGVILYALLCGRLPFDADNFPLLYQKIKSGKCTLPSHLSVGASDLITRILVVDPIKRMTIPEIRQHPWFQHHLPGYLAVPAIDVLQRVKQIDEGILDEVVKIGFNRYEVIECLQNKIQNEATVTYQLLCDQQFRVSNDHLGADPGEASSLAPPHVIMTEVLKALQRLNVCWKKIGNYTMKCKWLPSFPSYPGNAPNTTLCMNGFSTDGPSIVETDRVGSGSDNAVKFEMQLYKTKEEKKYLLDLQRVNGSPFLFLEICAAFLAQLRVT
- the LOC131250943 gene encoding serine/threonine protein kinase OSK1-like isoform X3; protein product: MEKPSTRGSGCYEKISPYYRLGKTLGIGSFGKVKLAQHVLTGHKVAVKILNRQVLNDAEREKVMREIKILRLFAHPHIIRLYEVIETRSNIYVVMEYMNCGELFYHITEKGRLEEAEARCFFQQIICGVEFCHLNMVVHRDLKPENLLLDSKRNVKIADFGLSNVMRDGHFLKTSCGSPNYAAPEVISGQLYAGPEVDIWSCGVILYALLCGRLPFDADNFPLLYQKIKSGKCTLPSHLSVGASDLITRILVVDPIKRMTIPEIRQHPWFQHHLPGYLAVPAIDVLQRVKQGSIYSSSNCIGPTTSVPVHSMQQNEYMNPKEISPMLQFPSVERKWALGLQSLAPPHVIMTEVLKALQRLNVCWKKIGNYTMKCKWLPSFPSYPGNAPNTTLCMNGFSTDGPSIVETDRVGSGSDNAVKFEMQLYKTKEEKKYLLDLQRVNGSPFLFLEICAAFLAQLRVT